A single Clavibacter nebraskensis NCPPB 2581 DNA region contains:
- a CDS encoding DUF664 domain-containing protein, whose amino-acid sequence MTAAQPSPTTPSDPGDAAVRDDLILHLRLAREALVGKLDGLGEYDVRRPLVPTGSNLRELVDGAAGLPPVD is encoded by the coding sequence ATGACCGCAGCGCAGCCCTCACCCACGACTCCGTCCGATCCCGGCGACGCCGCCGTCCGCGACGACCTGATCCTCCATCTCCGTCTCGCGCGCGAGGCGCTCGTCGGGAAGCTCGACGGCCTCGGCGAGTACGACGTGCGCCGGCCGCTCGTGCCGACGGGATCCAACCTGCGCGAGCTCGTCGACGGCGCGGCGGGGCTGCCGCCGGTCGACTGA
- a CDS encoding fatty acid desaturase family protein, with translation MTDTTAAPRIVLTRPKRGGGANPTTEYSGLLNTVRDAGLLNRRVGFYVLMFAGITAALVGLGVGFVLLGDSWFQLLIAAGLGIIFTQFAFLAHEASHRQVFESGKANDIAGRALANLFVGISYSWWMTKHSRHHANPNVMGKDPDIERDVISFTQEDAARATGIYGWFTRHQGYAFFPILVFEGLNLHVHGFRTVFGRGKVDKRWLEISMLTTRIVAYLAVVFFFLPLGMAFAFVGVQLAVFGVYMGASFAPNHKGMPVLPKDSKVDFLRRQVLTSRNIRSTWLTDIYMGGLNYQIEHHLFPNMPRPALKKAQVIAKEYCATHNIPYTETTLLASYGIVIAYLNRVGLSAGGDPFDCPASAAFGR, from the coding sequence ATGACAGACACCACCGCAGCCCCCCGCATAGTGCTGACGCGACCCAAGCGCGGAGGCGGGGCGAACCCCACCACCGAGTACTCGGGCCTCCTCAACACCGTGCGCGACGCCGGTCTCCTGAACCGCCGCGTCGGCTTCTACGTGCTCATGTTCGCCGGCATCACCGCGGCCCTCGTCGGCCTCGGCGTCGGCTTCGTGCTGCTCGGCGACAGCTGGTTCCAGCTGCTGATCGCCGCCGGGCTCGGCATCATCTTCACCCAGTTCGCCTTCCTCGCCCACGAGGCCTCGCACCGCCAGGTGTTCGAGTCCGGCAAGGCCAACGACATCGCGGGTCGCGCGCTCGCCAACCTCTTCGTCGGCATCAGCTACTCCTGGTGGATGACCAAGCACTCGCGCCACCACGCGAACCCGAACGTCATGGGCAAGGACCCGGACATCGAGCGCGACGTCATCTCCTTCACGCAGGAGGACGCCGCCCGCGCCACGGGCATCTACGGCTGGTTCACGCGCCACCAGGGCTACGCCTTCTTCCCGATCCTCGTGTTCGAGGGCCTGAACCTGCACGTCCACGGCTTCCGCACCGTGTTCGGCCGCGGCAAGGTCGACAAGCGCTGGCTCGAGATCTCCATGCTCACCACGCGCATCGTCGCCTACCTCGCCGTCGTCTTCTTCTTCCTGCCGCTCGGCATGGCGTTCGCGTTCGTCGGCGTGCAGCTCGCCGTCTTCGGCGTCTACATGGGCGCTTCCTTCGCCCCCAACCACAAGGGCATGCCCGTGCTGCCGAAGGACTCGAAGGTCGACTTCCTGCGCCGCCAGGTGCTCACGTCGCGCAACATCAGGAGCACGTGGCTGACCGACATCTACATGGGCGGCCTCAACTACCAGATCGAGCACCACCTCTTCCCGAACATGCCGCGGCCCGCCCTCAAGAAGGCCCAGGTCATCGCGAAGGAGTACTGCGCGACCCACAACATCCCGTACACCGAGACCACCCTGCTGGCCTCGTACGGCATCGTCATCGCCTACCTCAACCGCGTGGGCCTCTCGGCCGGCGGCGACCCGTTCGACTGCCC